One genomic region from Oncorhynchus keta strain PuntledgeMale-10-30-2019 chromosome 33, Oket_V2, whole genome shotgun sequence encodes:
- the LOC118366406 gene encoding ras association domain-containing protein 8-like isoform X2 — MRAMELKVWVDGVQRIVCGVTELTTCQEVVIALAQAIGRTGRYTLIERWRETERHLAPHENPVVSLNMWGQYASDVQLVLQRTGPSLSERPNSDGTSRVPERGLYRQSLPPLAKLHPSANDCSLKRRDPKRKSLTFMAGAKGLRDIFGKGRDAEAKQQQRALNQGRGVVSVPLSPARELVRLVQLQKDKLQLLESRLQGCEAELHGWESGDGGVCVESQEGVGVLEEELALLEQQLRRNEVEMSEEEFWQNELQIEQESERQLREQLQELIGRLRECEARLGEYLTRIQGMEAGLEQETEQSRQVDEQEARAQLGKVRAELEQQVQHSVQLESSCRAVDRSLGQSSKKLQVAFHKLPKISWENFGPFLLTELM, encoded by the exons ATGAGAGCCATGGAGCTGAAAGTGTGGGTGGATGGAGTGCAGCGGATCGTATGTGGCGTCACAGAGCTCACCACATGCCAGGAGGTGGTCATCGCCCTGGCCCAGGCCATTG GGCGCACTGGCAGGTACACGTTGATCGAGAGATGGCGGGAGACGGAACGCCACTTGGCTCCTCATGAGAACCCTGTGGTGTCCCTCAACATGTGGGGCCAGTATGCCAGCGACGTGCAGTTGGTTCTCCAGCGCACCGGCCCCTCCCTCAGCGAACGTCCCAACTCCGACGGCACATCCCGTGTGCCCGAGCGCGGCCTCTACCGCCAGAGCCTGCCTCCTCTGGCCAAGCTGCACCCGTCCGCCAATGACTGCTCACTCAAGCGTCGGGATCCCAAACGTAAGTCCCTCACCTTCATGGCTGGGGCCAAGGGCTTGAGGGATATTTTTGGGAAGGGCAGAGATGCCGAGGCCAAGCAGCAGCAGAGAGCACTGAACCAGGGCAGGGGGGTGGTGTCTGTGCCCCTCAGTCCAGCCCGGGAGCTGGTGCGCCTGGTCCAGCTGCAGAAGGACAAGCTCCAACTACTGGAGAGCCGGTTGCAGGGCTGTGAGGCGGAGCTACACGGCTGGGAAAGCGGTGATGGTGGTGTGTGCGTCGAAAGTCAGGAGGGCGTCGGCGTGCTAGAGGAGGAGCTGGCGCTTCTGGAGCAGCAGCTGCGGAGAAACGAGGTGGAGATGTCCGAGGAGGAGTTCTGGCAGAACGAGCTGCAGATCGAGCAGGAGAGCGAGCGGCAGCTGAGGGAGCAGCTCCAGGAGCTGATTGGACGGTTGCGGGAGTGTGAAGCCCGGCTAGGGGAGTACCTGACCCGTATCCAGGGCATGGAGGCTGGCCTGGAGCAGGAGACTGAGCAGAGCAGGCAGGTGGACGAGCAGGAGGCCCGGGCCCAGCTGGGGAAGGTCAGGGCGGAGCTGGAGCAGCAGGTTCAACACAGCGTGCAGCTAGAGAGCAGCTGCAGGGCTGTGGACCGCTCACTTGGACAGTCCAGCAAGAAACTACAG gtagccttccacaagcttcccaaaataagttgggagaattttggaccattcctcctgacagagctgatgtaa